The genomic region GCCCGTCGGTCAGCAGGCCGGCGAAGGGGTGGTCGGTGGCCGGCGACGTCATGGCCTCGGCGATGGCCTCGTAGGAGGCACGGCCCATGACGTGCGCGTGGGCGCCGCGCAGGAAGTCCAGGTGCGCGGGGTCCTCGGGGTGAGCGATCTCGGGGTGGGAGAAGCAGAAGTCCCAGAACTCGGTGTGCTCGTCGGCCAGCAGGCCGTCCAGGGAGTAGTTGAAGACGGTCGCGATCACCTTTCGCATGCCGTCAGTATCGCGGGTGCGGCACGGTTTTCCGGGAAATCCGGCGGCAGACAGAACGTTGTACGCCTGAGTTGTGTCACCCATACGTGAGCACCCCCATCATCGGCTCAGCCGGCAGGAAGGCCCACGTGGATCGGTCGGACGCAGGCTTCACCGAGTTCGTGGCGGGCAGCGTCAACCGTCTGACACGCTTCGCCGAGCTCCTCACCGGCGACCCGCACCGGGCCGCGGACCTGGTGCAGGAGTCTTTGGAGCGCGCCTATATCCGCTGGCCCAAGACGCAGGTCGAGGATCCGCATGCCTACGTCCGGCAGATCATCGTCAACCAGTACCGGAACTGGTGGCGGCGGCGCCGCGACCGGGAGGTGCTGCTCGAGCGGCCGCCGGACACCGGGGTCAGCGACGACCACGCCGTGGCACTGGCGCAGAGCGACCTGCTGCGCCGGGCGCTGGCGACGTTGACGCCGCGGGAGCGCGCCGTGGTGGTTCTGCGCTTCTACTCCGACCTGGACGTCGCCGCGATAGCGGCCGAGACCGGCATCGCGCCGGGCACCGTGAAGAGCACCCTGTCCCGGGCGATGACGCGGCTGCGCTCGTTCCCGGGCCTTGATGAGTCCCTCACCGGGCGGGAAAGGTAGGCCGGCTGTGAACTTCGACGATTCGCTGCGCGAAGCCATGCACGGCTACGCCTTCACGCCGTCCGGGATCAGCACCGACCAGGTCGTCTCCGGCGCGCGGCGGCGCAGGACCCGGAGCCGGGCCCGGACCGCGGTCGGTGGGCTCGGCGTCGCGGCACTCGTGGGGGCCTCGGTGTTCGTGCTGGTGAGCGCGCCGTCGGGCTCGGGCGGTGACACCGTGGTCAACCCGGGGGTCTCCCCCAGTACAACGGGCAGTGCGCCGGACCCGATCGCGCCCGGTACGCACTCCCCGGTCAAGCAGGTGCCGGCGCATCAGGCCATCACTGTCCCCGGCGACCTCGACGGGGCGTTCTATTGGATGACCACTGACTCGGTGTGCCGGTACGCGCCGCACAGCATCACGTCTTATGGCAAGCCGGACATGTCGACGTCGGCGTTCGTCGAGTGCGACTCCCCGCTGGGCAAGGACGACAAGGGCGGCAAGGCCGTGATCTGCCGGATGGTGGTCACTGCGCCGCCGGCGACGACCGGCGACGCGCCGCCATGTGCCGGCCATGTCCCGACGGACAAGTACTTCAGGTCCATGTTCGCGGTGCAGACCATCGGCGGCGGCAATCTCATGGTGCCGACGGCCGGTGTGATGGCGAGCTCGGACCTGCCGGTGCGGGTCGAAGACCGGGTGACCGACATATATGTCGGCCCTGACTTGTCCAAGGGCGGGAGCGAGGTCGTCCGCGAGACCAGGCTCGAGACCTTCTACACGGTGCCCGGTATGAAGCCCGGCTGGGTGTTCTGGCTGCCGAGCGCGTCCTTGGTCTATCCGAGCTCGAATACGCCGCCCGCTGCGCCGACTTATCCCGGCGCCCCTAAGCAGACCAAGGCGGTTCTCACCAATAGCTACGACGAGATCTGGCTCTACGACGGGGCCGACCTGCGGATGACGGCGAACCCGGGGAACCGGCCCGCTCCCAGTGCCACGGGTTCGATTCCGACCGACGCCTCCCGGTGAACAGTCCGATGAACGGTTCAGTAGACGGCCCTATGGTGGTCCCATGCGGTGGCGGAGACCCAAGGAAGACAGCACGGGGACCAGCTTCTTCGGCGAAGTGCTGACCGACGCGGCTAAGCACTCTCCCCATCCGGTGGACAGGTTGCAGGCGGAGCGGGACGCCTGCTCCCCGCCGTTCGCTTACGTCCAATACGAGTACGACGGCGGCAGCGCGACCACCAGGACCGCCTTCGTTCCGGCGGTCACCCCCGATCGCCGCCCCGACGATGGCCGGGGCCCGAACCGCAGGGGCATCGGCTGGAACGGCGAGCTGCTGACCGTCATGTCGTCGACCGGCGACGTGGATTCGTGGACACCTCGAGCCGGCGGTGTTCTGCCGGAGTTCCGCGGCGACCCGGAGCGCACTCCGATCTACATACGCCCTCGCGGCCGGGGCGGATCCGGCCGGGTCGCGGAGATCGCGGCGGTGACGAGTCCGTTCTTCGTGTTCTGGCTTCTGCTCCTGAACGAGCGGGCCGAGCAGGCCGCCGACATCCCGGTGGACGGGTTCGACGAGCCGCGCCTGATCCGGCTCGCCGACGCGGCCGGGCTCCACTACCGGCGCTACCTCCTCGAGGTCGACGTCACCACCATCAACCTTTTGCTGAGCTCGGAGTACTTCCCGGGGTTGCGGGCCCCGATCTACGGATCGCGGACACCGATCGAACTGCGACAGTGGCTCGGCGGTCAGACAAAGGTCTGATCGGCGGTGGGAAGGGTTGTGCCGGCCGCCCTAGCGCGACCGGCACGTGGCAGCGCCGCCTAGCGGCGCCTCCCCTCAGGGGCTGCTGTCAGTGCTGCCACACCTTGACGTAGTCGACCTTCATCGTCGACGGGGCCAGGGTGGTCCCGCCGTAGCCGCCGACCGCGTTGTTGAGGATCAGGTACTGCGGCACGGAGGTGATACCGGTGGTGATCTGGCCGACCTTCACGCCGTCGTAGTAGTACGTGACCGAACCCGGCTCCCAGTCGGCGCCGTAGGTGTGCCACCCGGTGTAGTTGCCGCTGGCGCAGCCGCCGGGGCCGCCGGCGGTGGAGTGGAAGTGGTAGCAGGCATCGCCCGTCAGGCCCTCCATGACGTCCGTCTCGCCGTCGGTCGGCCAGTTCTGGCCGTCGGCCCAGAACGCCGGCCAGTTCGCGATCTTGCCGTCGGAGCCGGCCGGGAGGTAGATCCGGGCCTCCATGGCGCCGTAGGTGAAGTTGAACTTGCCGTTGGTGTTGACCAGGCCCGATGTGTAGTCCTTGGCCTCGCCGCAGTTCACGGCCTTCTGGATGGCGGTGAGGTTGAGCGTGCCGCCGGTCACCGAGACCTGCGCCGGGTCGTAGCAGTCGTTCTCGGACCAGTTCGGCGGGCGGGTGATGCCGGAGGCGTTCCAGCCGGTGGACCACTTGGTGGTGTCCAGGGCGGAATCGTTGGCGAAGGAGTCGCTGAAGACGTTGCGCCAGCTGCCGGCGATGCCCTGGGGCCCGGCGGAGGACGGGGCGCTGGTCGAGCTCGAGGAGCTGGGGGCCGGAGCGGAGGCGCTGGTCGGCGGGGCCGCGGGCGTCGACGGCGAGGAGGTGGCCGAGGGCGTCGAGGTGGGCACGGAGGGGGCGGACGACGTGGGCTGCGTCGGCTGCGTGGTGCTCGCCGACGACGAAGGCGCAGGCGCAGGCCGGTGGTACCGCGAGTGGTGCCACGGCGAAGCCGAGGCGGAGGTGGCGGCCAGGCCCACGAGGGCCACGGCGGTGGTGGTCACGAGTATCGGATGTCGGCGGACAGCCCGCATGGACTAGCCCCTCTCGGGCGAATCATCATTCTTATACAAAAAGGACGCTCGACCGCTGCGGTCGGCGTCCCCGGAAAGCCGTGTCGCCATGGGGCGACGGGCCCTGCCTCGGTGATGCGGCGACGAAAAGTCGCCGAGCTGAAGGGCCGCCGATCGCGATCGACGGCCCGATTTTCCCAGGACATTCCCGGGAGAGGCACCGAAACCATAACATGGTTGATATTGCTGTCAAGGCGGTGCTCAGGCGGGTGATGACGATGCCTTACTCGCGCGACGGGACGCCTACGGACAGCGACGGCCGGCTTCGCGGAAGGCGCAAAACGGATGATTCGCAATATTCGGCGCAACACGCCTTGAGCGGAAGCATCAGCACCTGACGCCCCTCCTTGACACCCTCGGGTGCCCAGGCAGAAACTCAACACATGATGAATTACGCCGTCGACGTCCGCGACCTGCGCGTCGTCCGAGGCGGACAGGTGGTGCTCCACGACGTGAGCGCCCAGGTGGAGGTCGGGTCGGTCACCGGACTGCTGGGGCCGTCGGGGTGCGGCAAGACGACGCTGCTGCGATCGGTGGTCGGGGTGCAGACGGTGGCCGGTGGCGAAGTACGGGTGCTGGGTTCCCCTGCCGGCAGCCCCGCGCTGCGCGACCGCATCGGCTACGTGACTCAGGCCCCTTCCGTCTACGGCGACCTGTCGGTGATGGAGAACCTGCGGTACTTCGCGGCCGTGCTCGGGGCGCCGCGGGGGGATCCCGAACGGGTGATCGCGGCGGTGGGGCTGGCGGGCAAGGAGAAGGCGCGCGCCGATCGTCTGTCCGGTGGGCAGCGGGCGCGGGTGTCGCTGGCGGCGGCTTTGTTGGGGGCGCCGAGGGTGCTGGTGCTCGACGAGCCGACGGTGGGGTTGGATCCGGTGTTGCGGGCCGAATTGTGGGGGCTGTTCCATCGGTTGGCGGCCGGTGAGGATCCGGTGACGTTTCTGATCTCCAGTCATGTCATGGATGAGGCGTCGCGGTGTACTCGGTTGTTGCTCATGCGTGAGGGGTGCATTCTGGCTTCCGACACGCCGGAGGGGTTGCTGGCGCGGACCGGGGCGCGGGATGTCGAGGGTGCGTTCCTGCGGTTGGTGGGGGCGGAGTCATGAGCCTGCGACGTACGGCGGCGACGGCGCGCCGGGTGCTGGAGCAGTTGCGTCACGATCCTCGGACGATCGCGCTGATGCTGGTCGTGCCGTGTGTGCTGATCACGCTGCTGAAGTGGGTGTTCGATTCCTCGCCGCACGTGTTCCAGTCGATCGGCGCGGCGTTGCTGGGCATCTTCCCGTTCATCGTCATGTTCCTGGTGACGTCGGTGGGCATGCTGCGGGAGCGGACCGGCGGGACGTTGGAGCGGCTGTTGACGATGCCGCTGGGCAAGGGCGACCTGCTCGGCGGTTATGCGGTGGCATTCGGTGCGGTGGCGCTGGTGCAGGCGTCGTTGGTGTCGGCGCTGGCCCTCGGGCCGCTGGGGTTGTCGGTGGCGGGGCCGGCGTGGGCGCTGGTGGTGGTCGCGGTGCTCGATGCGCTGTTGGGGACGGCGTTGGGGCTGTTCACGAGCGCGTTCGCGCGGACGGAGTTCCAGGCGGTGCAGTTCCTTCCGGCGTTCGTGCTGCCGCAGTTCCTGTTGTGCGGGCTGTTCACGCCGCGCGATCGGATGCAGCCGGTGTTGCGGTGGCTGTCGGATGTGATGCCGTTGTCGTATGCGGTGGACGCCATGGACAAGATCACGGCGCGGTCGGCGGTGTCCGGCGCGCTGATCGCCGACATGGCTATCATCGCCGGTGCCGGGGTGCTCGCGCTGGCGCTGGGTGCTGTGACGCTGCGCCGCCGGACGGGGTGAGCCGGGCAGGTAGCCGGGGCACAGTGAGCAGGGCCGGGTGAGCAGGGCCGGGTGAGCGGGGCGGAAGGCTCCGCGAGCGGCATCGCGTGCAACACCGGTGCGACACCGGTGCAACACCGTAACGGACACGATGCGAGGGAGCCGGGCGTGGGCGGCGCACTGCTGGTGCTGTGGGACATCGACCAGACGCTGATCAAGACCACCGGCGTGGCCACCGAGGCGTACACCGAGGCGGTGCTGGAGACCATCGGCAGCCCGTGGCGCGGGGACATGACGTTCAACGGGCTGACCGAGCGCGCCATGGCCGTGCGGATCCTGCGCATGCACGACGTCGAGCCCGACCCGGCGTTGCTCACGCTGTTCCTGGCGAACCTGGAACGCTCGCTGCTCGCCCGCGCCGAGGCCATCAGGGCCCGCGGCCATGCCCTGGCCGGTGCCCGCGCGGCGCTGGAGGCGCTGGCCGCCGCGCCGCAGGCCCGGCAGTCGGTGCTGACCGGGAACATCCGGACGGTCGCGGAGATGAAGCTGCAGGCCTTCGAGCTGCATTCCTGGATCGACTTCGCGATCGGCGCCTACGGCGACGACGAGGTCGAACGCAACGACCTGATCCCGCACGCCTGGCGCCGTGCCGAGTCCCGGTACGGACACAGGTACGGCCCGGCGCACACGGTCATCCTCGGCGATACCGTCCGCGACGTGGAGGCGGCGCTGGCGCACGGCGCCGCCGTGGTCGCCGTCGCCAGTGGGACCACGGCGGTCGCGGATC from Catenulispora sp. MAP5-51 harbors:
- a CDS encoding SigE family RNA polymerase sigma factor, whose translation is MDRSDAGFTEFVAGSVNRLTRFAELLTGDPHRAADLVQESLERAYIRWPKTQVEDPHAYVRQIIVNQYRNWWRRRRDREVLLERPPDTGVSDDHAVALAQSDLLRRALATLTPRERAVVVLRFYSDLDVAAIAAETGIAPGTVKSTLSRAMTRLRSFPGLDESLTGRER
- a CDS encoding family 16 glycosylhydrolase; protein product: MTTTAVALVGLAATSASASPWHHSRYHRPAPAPSSSASTTQPTQPTSSAPSVPTSTPSATSSPSTPAAPPTSASAPAPSSSSSTSAPSSAGPQGIAGSWRNVFSDSFANDSALDTTKWSTGWNASGITRPPNWSENDCYDPAQVSVTGGTLNLTAIQKAVNCGEAKDYTSGLVNTNGKFNFTYGAMEARIYLPAGSDGKIANWPAFWADGQNWPTDGETDVMEGLTGDACYHFHSTAGGPGGCASGNYTGWHTYGADWEPGSVTYYYDGVKVGQITTGITSVPQYLILNNAVGGYGGTTLAPSTMKVDYVKVWQH
- a CDS encoding ABC transporter ATP-binding protein; this encodes MMNYAVDVRDLRVVRGGQVVLHDVSAQVEVGSVTGLLGPSGCGKTTLLRSVVGVQTVAGGEVRVLGSPAGSPALRDRIGYVTQAPSVYGDLSVMENLRYFAAVLGAPRGDPERVIAAVGLAGKEKARADRLSGGQRARVSLAAALLGAPRVLVLDEPTVGLDPVLRAELWGLFHRLAAGEDPVTFLISSHVMDEASRCTRLLLMREGCILASDTPEGLLARTGARDVEGAFLRLVGAES
- a CDS encoding ABC transporter permease → MSLRRTAATARRVLEQLRHDPRTIALMLVVPCVLITLLKWVFDSSPHVFQSIGAALLGIFPFIVMFLVTSVGMLRERTGGTLERLLTMPLGKGDLLGGYAVAFGAVALVQASLVSALALGPLGLSVAGPAWALVVVAVLDALLGTALGLFTSAFARTEFQAVQFLPAFVLPQFLLCGLFTPRDRMQPVLRWLSDVMPLSYAVDAMDKITARSAVSGALIADMAIIAGAGVLALALGAVTLRRRTG
- a CDS encoding HAD family hydrolase, encoding MGGALLVLWDIDQTLIKTTGVATEAYTEAVLETIGSPWRGDMTFNGLTERAMAVRILRMHDVEPDPALLTLFLANLERSLLARAEAIRARGHALAGARAALEALAAAPQARQSVLTGNIRTVAEMKLQAFELHSWIDFAIGAYGDDEVERNDLIPHAWRRAESRYGHRYGPAHTVILGDTVRDVEAALAHGAAVVAVASGTTAVADLRDAGAQVVIADLADTGVVLAAIEQATAVVSRGR